A genomic segment from Bradyrhizobium diazoefficiens USDA 110 encodes:
- a CDS encoding DUF2865 domain-containing protein, translating to MADMPEFLTLSRARSILACTVLLSTVMLANAAFAQAGPPGPPPQPGQNGLGPNPMCARLEGQLAALDRGGGGDPAREDQIRRYQDSQAKQQAELDRVTMQAKRMGCDSSGFFSLFNGQSAQCGPVNTQIQQMRANLDQITGNLERLRGGGPGGFSPERDSQRRSVLVALAQNNCGPQYANAAQAQGGGNFLSNLFGGNNNSNNPQSVPPSDLGPQSGTYRTVCVRTCDGAYFPVSFATVPARFPDDEKTCKALCPAAEAVLYTHRNPGEDMNSAVSISGQPYTALPTAFKFRSEFNPSCSCKAAGQTWADALKSADDKAAAEQQGDIIVTEESAKKMQQQRLNKGAPATTAKKGTAAPAPTTATAPAATPPADTGTAPANSENKPIRSVGPTFLPQQQK from the coding sequence ATGGCGGATATGCCTGAATTTTTGACTCTCTCCCGTGCCCGCTCAATCCTTGCCTGCACCGTGCTCCTGAGCACCGTCATGCTTGCCAACGCCGCTTTCGCGCAGGCCGGCCCGCCCGGACCGCCGCCTCAGCCCGGCCAGAACGGGCTAGGCCCCAATCCGATGTGCGCGCGGCTGGAAGGCCAGCTCGCCGCGCTCGATCGTGGCGGCGGCGGTGACCCCGCGCGTGAAGACCAGATCCGCCGCTATCAGGATTCCCAAGCCAAGCAGCAGGCCGAGCTCGACCGCGTCACCATGCAGGCCAAGCGCATGGGCTGCGATTCCTCCGGCTTCTTCTCACTGTTCAACGGCCAGTCGGCGCAGTGCGGCCCGGTCAACACCCAGATCCAGCAGATGCGCGCCAATCTGGACCAGATCACCGGCAATCTCGAACGCCTGCGCGGCGGCGGCCCCGGCGGCTTCAGCCCGGAACGCGACAGCCAGCGCCGCTCGGTGCTGGTGGCCCTCGCCCAGAACAATTGCGGCCCGCAATATGCCAACGCCGCGCAGGCGCAAGGCGGCGGCAACTTCCTGAGCAATCTGTTCGGCGGCAACAACAACTCCAACAATCCGCAAAGCGTGCCGCCCTCCGATCTCGGCCCGCAATCCGGCACCTACCGCACCGTATGCGTGCGCACCTGCGACGGCGCCTATTTCCCGGTCTCGTTTGCGACCGTGCCGGCGCGCTTCCCGGACGACGAGAAGACCTGCAAGGCGCTGTGCCCGGCCGCGGAAGCCGTGCTCTATACCCATCGCAATCCCGGCGAAGACATGAACTCCGCGGTCTCGATCAGCGGCCAGCCCTACACGGCGTTGCCGACCGCATTCAAATTCCGCAGCGAGTTCAACCCGTCCTGCTCCTGCAAGGCGGCGGGCCAGACCTGGGCGGATGCGTTGAAGTCGGCCGACGACAAGGCCGCAGCCGAGCAGCAGGGCGACATCATCGTCACCGAGGAGAGCGCCAAGAAGATGCAGCAGCAGCGGCTCAACAAGGGCGCGCCTGCAACGACGGCCAAGAAGGGCACAGCTGCTCCGGCGCCGACGACGGCCACCGCGCCGGCCGCGACGCCGCCAGCGGATACCGGCACGGCTCCGGCGAACTCGGAGAACAAGCCGATCCGCTCAGTCGGACCGACCTTCCTGCCGCAGCAGCAGAAGTAG
- the cysS gene encoding cysteine--tRNA ligase produces the protein MELRLYDTLTKEKRTFVPLDANNVRMYVCGPTVYDFAHIGNARPVIVFDVLFRLLRHLYGEAHVKYVRNITDVDDKINDRAARDFPGLPLNEAIREVTEQTGKQFHADVDALGALRPSVEPRATEHIGEMREIIERLVAGGFAYVAEDHVLFSPQAMNAANSTLPRYGALSNRSLDEMVAGARVDVAPYKKGSTDFVLWKPSKPGEPSWPSPAGIAAQGRPGWHIECSAMAWKHLGEYFDIHGGGIDLVFPHHENEVAQTCCAFHRERMANYWMHNGFLQVESEKMSKSLGNFITIHELLADWPGEVLRLNMLKTHYRSPIDWTMKSLEESAKTLDDWYRVAADVDPGRPAASVVEPLLDDLNTSLAIAALHGLRNSDVSALAGSLRLLGFLSESAAQWEDRKQKASGVDAGEVERLISERTAARGRKDFKESDRIRDQLAAMGVAIKDSKEGTTWEFSR, from the coding sequence ATGGAATTGCGCCTCTACGATACGCTGACCAAGGAAAAGCGCACCTTCGTGCCGCTCGATGCGAACAACGTCCGCATGTATGTCTGCGGACCGACGGTCTATGACTTCGCCCATATCGGCAATGCCCGGCCCGTGATCGTGTTCGACGTGCTGTTTCGGCTGCTGCGCCATCTCTATGGCGAGGCGCACGTCAAATACGTCCGCAACATCACCGACGTCGACGACAAGATCAACGACCGCGCCGCGCGTGATTTTCCAGGGCTGCCGCTGAACGAGGCGATCCGAGAGGTCACCGAGCAGACGGGCAAGCAGTTCCACGCCGACGTCGACGCGCTCGGCGCGCTCAGGCCGAGCGTCGAGCCGCGCGCGACCGAGCATATCGGCGAGATGCGCGAGATCATCGAGAGGCTTGTCGCCGGCGGCTTTGCCTATGTCGCCGAGGACCACGTGCTGTTCTCGCCGCAGGCGATGAACGCGGCCAATTCCACCCTGCCGCGCTACGGCGCGCTGTCCAATCGCTCGCTGGACGAGATGGTCGCCGGCGCCCGCGTCGATGTTGCGCCCTACAAGAAGGGCAGCACCGACTTCGTGCTGTGGAAGCCGTCCAAGCCCGGCGAGCCGTCGTGGCCGTCGCCGGCCGGCATCGCCGCGCAGGGGCGCCCGGGCTGGCACATCGAGTGCTCGGCCATGGCCTGGAAGCATCTCGGCGAGTACTTTGACATCCACGGCGGCGGCATCGATCTCGTGTTTCCGCATCACGAGAACGAGGTCGCCCAGACCTGCTGCGCCTTCCACCGAGAGCGCATGGCAAACTACTGGATGCACAACGGCTTCCTGCAGGTCGAGAGCGAGAAGATGTCGAAGAGCCTCGGCAACTTCATCACCATCCATGAGCTGCTGGCGGATTGGCCGGGCGAGGTGCTGCGCCTGAACATGCTCAAGACGCATTATCGTTCGCCGATCGACTGGACCATGAAGTCGCTGGAGGAGAGCGCCAAGACGCTCGACGACTGGTATCGCGTCGCGGCCGACGTCGATCCCGGCCGTCCCGCCGCGTCCGTGGTCGAGCCGCTGCTCGACGACCTCAACACCTCCCTGGCGATCGCGGCGCTGCATGGCCTGCGCAACAGCGACGTGAGCGCATTGGCAGGATCGCTGCGGCTGCTCGGCTTTCTCTCCGAGAGCGCCGCGCAGTGGGAAGATCGCAAGCAGAAGGCGAGCGGGGTCGATGCCGGAGAGGTCGAGCGCCTGATCTCGGAACGGACCGCAGCCCGTGGACGGAAAGACTTCAAAGAGTCCGACCGCATCCGCGATCAGCTCGCCGCGATGGGCGTTGCGATCAAGGACTCCAAGGAAGGGACGACCTGGGAGTTTTCGCGATGA
- a CDS encoding GNAT family N-acetyltransferase, with the protein MGQTLPRPGLRPFLPDDVPVLAAIFVASIEELTGEDYTEAQQQAWMEAAESEEFGKRLAADLTLIATLEGSPVGFASLQGADYIRMLYVHPAVGGQGIATMLVDALEKLAGGRGAKSLSVDASDNAQGFFAKRGYVAMQRNSITVNDEWLANTTMKKTLGAPQ; encoded by the coding sequence ATGGGACAGACTTTGCCAAGGCCGGGCTTGCGGCCCTTCCTGCCTGATGACGTTCCGGTGCTTGCGGCGATCTTCGTCGCGAGCATCGAGGAGCTGACCGGCGAAGACTATACCGAGGCGCAGCAGCAGGCCTGGATGGAGGCGGCGGAAAGCGAAGAGTTCGGCAAGCGGCTCGCCGCCGACCTGACGCTGATCGCGACGCTGGAGGGCTCGCCCGTCGGCTTCGCCTCGCTGCAAGGGGCCGATTACATCCGCATGCTCTATGTGCATCCGGCAGTCGGCGGGCAGGGCATCGCGACCATGCTGGTCGATGCGCTGGAGAAGCTTGCCGGCGGCCGCGGCGCGAAAAGCCTCTCGGTCGATGCCAGCGACAACGCGCAGGGCTTTTTCGCCAAGCGCGGCTACGTCGCCATGCAGCGCAACAGCATCACCGTGAACGACGAGTGGCTGGCCAATACCACCATGAAGAAGACGCTCGGAGCACCGCAATGA
- the cimA gene encoding citramalate synthase: MSSAQAKKERLYLFDTTLRDGAQTNGVDFTLTDKQIIAAMLDELGIDYVEGGYPGANPTDTEFFGSKPKLNHARFTAFGMTRRAGRSVSNDPGVAGLLEAKADAICFVAKSSAYQVRVALETTKEENLASIRDSVAAAKAAGREVMLDCEHFFDGYKEDSSFALACAKAAYEAGARWVVLCDTNGGTMPNEVEAIVTEVTRHIPGAHVGIHAHNDTEQAVANSLAAVRAGARQIQGTLNGLGERCGNANLCSLIPTLKLKQEFADAFEIGVTPEKLATLVKVSRTLDDMLNRVPNRHAAYVGESAFVTKTGIHASAVLKDPQTYEHVLPELVGNHRKVLVSDQAGRSNVIAELDRAGIAYEKSDPKLTRLVEELKEREAAGYAYESANASFDLLARRTLGKVPHYFEVEQFDVNVEQRYNALGERVTVALAVVKVDVAGEHLISAAEGNGPVNALDVALRKDLGKYQKYIEGLKLIDYRVRILNGGTGAVTRVLIESEDENGDSWTTVGVSPNIIDASFQALMDSVIYKLVKSGAPA, encoded by the coding sequence ATGAGCTCGGCACAAGCAAAGAAAGAGCGCCTCTATCTGTTCGACACCACGCTGCGCGACGGAGCGCAGACCAACGGTGTCGATTTCACGCTGACCGACAAGCAGATCATCGCCGCGATGCTGGACGAGCTCGGCATCGACTATGTCGAGGGCGGCTATCCCGGCGCCAATCCGACCGACACCGAGTTCTTCGGCAGCAAGCCGAAGCTCAATCACGCGCGCTTCACCGCCTTCGGCATGACGCGCCGGGCAGGGCGCTCGGTCTCGAACGATCCGGGCGTTGCCGGTCTGCTGGAAGCCAAGGCCGACGCGATCTGCTTCGTGGCAAAGTCTTCCGCCTATCAGGTGCGCGTCGCGCTGGAGACGACCAAGGAGGAAAACCTCGCTTCGATCCGCGACAGCGTCGCGGCCGCCAAGGCCGCCGGCCGCGAGGTGATGCTCGACTGCGAGCATTTCTTCGACGGCTACAAGGAGGATTCCAGCTTCGCGCTCGCCTGCGCGAAAGCCGCCTATGAGGCCGGCGCGCGCTGGGTGGTGCTGTGCGACACCAATGGCGGCACCATGCCGAACGAGGTCGAGGCCATCGTCACCGAGGTGACCAGGCACATCCCCGGCGCTCACGTCGGCATTCACGCTCATAACGACACCGAGCAGGCGGTGGCGAATTCGCTCGCCGCCGTGCGCGCCGGTGCGCGGCAGATCCAGGGCACGCTGAACGGTCTCGGCGAGCGCTGCGGCAACGCCAATCTCTGCTCGCTGATCCCGACCCTGAAGCTGAAGCAGGAGTTTGCCGACGCCTTCGAGATCGGTGTGACGCCGGAGAAGCTCGCGACTCTCGTCAAGGTGTCGCGCACGCTTGACGACATGCTCAACCGCGTGCCGAACCGGCATGCGGCCTATGTCGGCGAGAGCGCCTTCGTCACCAAGACCGGCATCCATGCCTCCGCCGTGCTGAAGGATCCGCAGACCTACGAGCATGTCTTGCCGGAACTGGTCGGCAATCACCGCAAGGTGCTGGTCTCAGACCAGGCCGGCCGCTCCAACGTGATCGCCGAGCTCGACCGCGCCGGCATCGCCTACGAGAAGAGCGATCCGAAGCTGACGCGCCTGGTCGAGGAGCTGAAGGAGCGCGAGGCGGCCGGCTACGCCTATGAATCCGCCAACGCCTCGTTCGATCTTTTGGCGCGCCGCACGCTCGGCAAGGTGCCGCATTATTTCGAGGTCGAGCAGTTCGACGTCAATGTCGAGCAGCGCTACAACGCGCTCGGCGAGCGCGTCACGGTGGCGCTTGCGGTGGTCAAGGTCGACGTTGCCGGCGAGCATCTGATCTCGGCGGCCGAAGGCAACGGTCCCGTCAACGCGCTCGACGTCGCCTTGCGCAAGGACCTCGGCAAGTACCAGAAATATATCGAGGGCCTGAAGCTGATCGACTACCGCGTCCGTATCCTCAATGGCGGCACCGGCGCGGTCACGCGCGTGCTGATCGAGAGCGAGGACGAGAACGGCGACAGCTGGACCACGGTCGGCGTGTCCCCGAACATCATCGACGCCTCGTTCCAGGCGCTGATGGATTCGGTGATCTACAAGCTCGTGAAATCGGGCGCGCCGGCGTAG
- a CDS encoding VOC family protein, whose translation MIDHISVGVSDLDRSATFYEATLAALGLTRLVMRPRTVGFGKAYPEFWINLREGMPPVAPESGVHICLRAKTTAEVDAFHAAALSAGGASDGAPGIRPHDRVRYYAAFVVDPDGNRIEAVTFPAE comes from the coding sequence ATGATCGATCACATCTCCGTCGGCGTCAGCGATCTCGATCGCTCCGCAACATTCTACGAGGCGACGCTCGCCGCCCTCGGCCTGACGCGTCTCGTCATGCGGCCGCGCACGGTCGGCTTCGGCAAGGCCTATCCGGAGTTCTGGATCAACTTGCGCGAGGGCATGCCGCCCGTAGCCCCGGAGAGCGGCGTGCACATCTGCCTGCGGGCGAAGACCACAGCCGAGGTCGATGCGTTTCATGCCGCCGCGCTGTCCGCCGGCGGCGCATCCGACGGCGCGCCGGGCATCCGCCCGCACGATCGCGTGCGCTACTACGCGGCCTTCGTCGTCGATCCCGACGGCAACCGGATCGAGGCGGTGACGTTTCCTGCGGAATAG
- a CDS encoding TIGR00730 family Rossman fold protein, with the protein MSTIKTVCVYCGSGPGTNPRFTEGAKAFGKALAENNIRLVYGGGSLGLMGSVATSVLDNGGTVTGIIPEFLRMRENALTRVQEMIVTPDMHERKRLMFERSDAFVALPGGVGTLEELVEQLTWKQLGRHAKPVLLANIDNFWEPLFSLLSHMRQTEFIRAGLSVDILKADRVEEILPKLKAAVAQLAEAEKELAPEVARKL; encoded by the coding sequence ATGAGCACGATCAAAACCGTCTGTGTCTATTGCGGCTCCGGCCCCGGAACCAATCCCCGCTTCACCGAAGGCGCCAAGGCGTTCGGCAAGGCGCTCGCCGAGAACAACATCCGCCTGGTCTATGGCGGCGGCTCGCTCGGCCTGATGGGCTCGGTCGCAACCTCCGTCCTCGATAATGGCGGCACCGTCACCGGCATCATTCCCGAATTCCTCCGGATGCGCGAGAACGCGCTGACGCGGGTGCAGGAGATGATCGTCACCCCCGACATGCATGAGCGCAAGCGGCTGATGTTCGAGCGCTCCGACGCCTTCGTGGCGCTGCCGGGCGGCGTCGGCACGCTGGAGGAGCTGGTCGAGCAGTTGACCTGGAAGCAACTCGGCCGTCACGCCAAGCCCGTGCTGCTCGCCAATATCGACAATTTCTGGGAGCCGCTGTTCTCGCTGCTGTCGCACATGCGCCAGACCGAGTTCATCCGTGCCGGCCTCTCGGTCGACATCCTCAAGGCCGATCGGGTCGAGGAGATCCTGCCGAAGCTGAAGGCCGCCGTGGCACAGCTCGCCGAGGCGGAAAAAGAGCTCGCTCCGGAAGTCGCGCGCAAGCTGTAA
- a CDS encoding ABCB family ABC transporter ATP-binding protein/permease, protein MNQPHSPPGADVPDPAGGPLERATLMGTLAHLWPYIWPGDRFDLKMRVVWSMVLLLAAKLITLTVPFSFKWATDALTGANTAPVLPDNWHLWVIASPLLLTASYGATRILMAVLTQWRDGLFARVAMHAVRKLATITFIHMHELSLRFHLERKTGGLTRVLERGREGIEVIVRMVILQLIPTIVEVSLLLAVLLWQFDWRYVVATLITVAVYMYYTYIATEWRIGIRRKMNDSDTEANTKAIDSLLNYETVKYFGAEAREAQRYDRSVARYEESSVQAYTSLAVLNTGQAVIFTLGLTATMLMCAIGVRNGTNTVGDFVLVNAMMIQLYQPLNFMGMVYREIKQAIIDIEKMFGVLGREAEIKDGPDAQPLVISAGIVRFEDVRFAYEPARPILKGISFEVPAGKTVAIVGPSGAGKSTISRLLFRLYDISGGRILIDGQDIREVTQASLRASIGMVPQDTVLFNDTIRYNIRYGRWDASDAEVEEAARLAQIDNFIRMAPKGYETQVGERGLKLSGGEKQRVAIARTVLKAPPILVLDEATSALDTHTEHEIQGALDRVAKNRTSLVIAHRLSTIVGADEIIVLDQGRIAERGTHAKLLAQGGLYASMWNRQREAEAAREKLAKMADTSEAPNRQPPPVEDALTTPAAAE, encoded by the coding sequence ATGAACCAACCTCATTCGCCGCCCGGCGCCGACGTGCCAGATCCCGCCGGCGGGCCGCTCGAGCGGGCCACCCTGATGGGCACGCTGGCGCATCTGTGGCCCTATATCTGGCCGGGCGACCGCTTCGACCTGAAGATGCGCGTGGTCTGGTCGATGGTGCTGCTGCTCGCCGCCAAGCTGATCACGCTGACGGTGCCGTTCAGCTTCAAATGGGCGACGGACGCGCTGACCGGCGCGAACACCGCGCCGGTGCTGCCCGACAACTGGCACCTCTGGGTGATCGCTTCGCCACTGCTGCTGACGGCGAGTTACGGCGCGACGCGCATCCTGATGGCGGTGCTGACGCAGTGGCGCGACGGCCTCTTCGCGCGCGTCGCCATGCATGCGGTGCGCAAGCTCGCCACCATCACCTTCATCCACATGCACGAGCTGTCGCTGCGCTTCCACCTCGAGCGCAAGACCGGCGGCCTGACGCGCGTGCTCGAGCGCGGCCGCGAGGGCATCGAGGTCATCGTGCGCATGGTGATCCTTCAGCTGATCCCGACCATCGTCGAGGTTTCGCTGCTGCTCGCCGTGCTGCTCTGGCAGTTCGACTGGCGCTACGTGGTGGCGACGCTGATCACGGTCGCGGTCTACATGTACTACACCTACATCGCGACCGAGTGGCGGATCGGCATCCGCCGCAAGATGAACGATTCCGACACCGAGGCGAACACTAAGGCGATCGACTCGCTGCTCAACTACGAGACCGTGAAATATTTCGGCGCCGAGGCGCGCGAGGCGCAGCGCTACGACCGCTCGGTCGCGCGCTACGAGGAGTCGAGCGTCCAGGCCTATACGTCGCTCGCGGTGCTCAACACCGGCCAGGCCGTGATCTTCACGCTGGGGCTGACCGCGACCATGCTGATGTGCGCCATCGGCGTGCGCAACGGCACCAACACGGTCGGCGATTTCGTGCTGGTCAACGCCATGATGATCCAGCTCTACCAGCCGCTGAACTTCATGGGCATGGTCTATCGCGAGATCAAGCAGGCGATCATCGACATCGAGAAGATGTTTGGCGTGCTGGGACGCGAGGCCGAGATCAAGGACGGCCCCGACGCGCAGCCGCTGGTCATCTCCGCCGGCATCGTGCGTTTCGAGGACGTGCGCTTCGCCTATGAGCCGGCGCGTCCGATCCTGAAGGGCATCAGCTTCGAGGTGCCGGCCGGCAAGACGGTCGCGATCGTCGGGCCGTCGGGCGCCGGCAAGTCGACCATATCGCGGCTGCTGTTCCGCCTCTACGACATCTCCGGCGGCAGGATCCTGATCGACGGCCAGGATATTCGCGAGGTCACGCAGGCGAGCTTGCGCGCGTCCATCGGCATGGTGCCGCAGGACACCGTGCTGTTCAACGACACCATCCGCTACAACATCCGCTACGGACGCTGGGACGCCAGCGATGCCGAGGTCGAGGAGGCGGCACGCCTCGCGCAGATCGACAATTTCATCCGCATGGCGCCGAAGGGCTATGAGACCCAGGTCGGCGAGCGCGGCCTGAAACTGTCGGGCGGCGAGAAGCAGCGCGTCGCGATCGCGCGCACCGTCTTGAAGGCGCCGCCGATCCTGGTGCTGGACGAGGCGACCTCCGCGCTCGACACCCACACCGAGCACGAGATCCAGGGCGCCCTCGACCGCGTGGCGAAGAACCGCACCTCGCTGGTGATCGCGCACCGGCTTTCGACCATCGTCGGCGCCGACGAGATCATCGTGCTGGACCAGGGCCGGATCGCCGAGCGTGGCACTCACGCAAAGCTGCTCGCGCAGGGCGGCCTCTATGCCAGCATGTGGAACAGGCAGCGCGAGGCGGAGGCCGCGCGCGAGAAGCTGGCCAAGATGGCCGATACCAGCGAGGCGCCCAACCGGCAGCCACCGCCGGTCGAGGACGCCCTGACGACGCCTGCGGCTGCGGAGTGA
- a CDS encoding phosphatidylserine decarboxylase encodes MAMSILDSIQRQIPPIHKEGYPFIGGFALASLILFWLWSPLGWIGTILTVWCALFFRDPVRVTPVREGLVVSPADGRVSMITMALPPAELGLGDRPLPRISVFMSVFNCHVNRSPIAGRVDRIAYRPGLFINAELDKASEDNERNSLVITTPTARIGVVQIAGLIAKRIVCFVREGQAIGAGERFGLIRFGSRLDVYLPVGTKALVSEGQTAIAGETILADLAGDDPSRAYRAN; translated from the coding sequence ATAGCGATGTCCATTCTCGATTCGATCCAGCGTCAGATCCCGCCGATCCACAAGGAGGGCTATCCCTTCATCGGCGGCTTTGCGCTGGCAAGCCTGATCCTGTTCTGGCTGTGGTCGCCTTTGGGGTGGATCGGCACCATCCTCACCGTATGGTGCGCGCTGTTCTTCCGCGACCCCGTGCGGGTGACGCCGGTGCGCGAGGGGCTGGTGGTGTCGCCGGCCGACGGCCGCGTCTCGATGATCACCATGGCGCTGCCGCCGGCCGAGCTCGGGCTCGGCGACCGGCCGCTGCCGCGCATCTCGGTGTTCATGAGCGTGTTCAACTGCCATGTGAACCGCAGCCCGATCGCGGGCAGGGTGGACCGCATCGCCTACCGGCCCGGCCTCTTCATCAATGCCGAGCTCGACAAGGCGAGCGAGGACAACGAGCGCAACTCGCTGGTGATCACGACGCCCACGGCACGGATCGGCGTGGTCCAGATCGCAGGGCTGATCGCCAAGCGCATCGTCTGCTTCGTCAGGGAGGGCCAGGCGATCGGCGCCGGCGAGCGGTTCGGCCTGATCCGTTTCGGCTCGCGCCTCGACGTCTATCTGCCAGTCGGCACCAAGGCGCTGGTGTCGGAAGGGCAGACCGCGATCGCCGGCGAGACGATTTTGGCCGATCTTGCCGGCGACGACCCGAGCCGCGCCTACCGCGCCAATTAA
- a CDS encoding CDP-alcohol phosphatidyltransferase family protein — protein MTPYDIKDPDVRRRRFRPIPVRMLVPNVITLLAICAGLTSIRLSIEGRMSLAVYAIVFAAALDGIDGRIARMIKGQSKFGAELDSLADFVNFGVAPGLMLYFWQLHELGNAGWIAAMVFAISGGLRLARFNATMDDPNKPAFAANFFTGVPAPAGAITVLLPIYVAFLDLGRAPAAVTAAYTLLIAFLMVSRLPVFSGKTKRMRVPPELVLPAFVAVIVFIAILIAYPWHVLSIGTVLYLLALPLGYKSYRDQARAMDAATPAGGEISSPPSAPTLANLSEPPHDDDRPGRLH, from the coding sequence ATGACGCCCTATGACATCAAAGACCCTGACGTTCGCCGCCGGCGGTTCCGCCCGATTCCGGTGCGGATGCTGGTGCCCAACGTCATCACGCTGCTGGCGATCTGCGCCGGCCTGACGTCTATCCGGCTGTCGATCGAGGGGCGGATGTCGCTCGCCGTCTACGCCATCGTGTTCGCCGCCGCGCTGGACGGCATCGACGGCCGCATCGCGCGCATGATCAAGGGCCAGTCCAAGTTCGGGGCGGAGCTCGACAGCCTCGCCGACTTCGTCAATTTCGGCGTCGCGCCCGGGCTGATGCTGTATTTCTGGCAGTTGCACGAGCTCGGCAATGCCGGCTGGATCGCCGCGATGGTGTTCGCGATCTCCGGCGGCCTGCGTCTTGCGCGCTTCAACGCCACAATGGACGATCCCAACAAGCCGGCCTTCGCCGCCAATTTCTTCACCGGCGTGCCGGCGCCGGCCGGTGCGATCACGGTTCTGCTGCCGATCTATGTGGCGTTCCTCGATCTCGGCCGCGCGCCCGCGGCGGTGACGGCGGCCTACACGCTGCTGATCGCCTTCCTGATGGTGTCGCGCCTGCCGGTGTTCTCCGGCAAGACCAAGCGCATGCGCGTGCCGCCGGAACTGGTGCTGCCGGCCTTCGTCGCGGTGATCGTCTTCATTGCTATCCTGATCGCCTATCCCTGGCACGTGCTGTCGATCGGCACGGTGCTGTATCTTCTCGCTTTGCCGCTCGGCTACAAATCCTATCGCGACCAGGCGCGCGCGATGGATGCTGCCACGCCTGCGGGAGGCGAGATCTCGTCGCCGCCGTCGGCGCCGACGCTGGCGAACCTGTCGGAGCCGCCGCACGACGACGACCGGCCCGGACGGCTGCACTAA
- a CDS encoding RraA family protein, whose translation MTDTATGPLPASVLEALGRYDTPTICNAMEIVAPERRLIGYTTKQLVCPFPDLPPIVGYARTVAIRSVLKSSLPAEEQSKRRIEYYEYVGTGHGPRISVIQDIDGPDVGYGAFWGEVQSNVHKALGCLGVITDGSIRDIPQWAPGFQALAGSIGPSHAWVHAESFGGEVRVAGMTVKSDDLIHADQHGAIVIPLDVAAKLPEAAELCGRRETPILEIARSPDFSLEKLKAALKRSAEIH comes from the coding sequence GTGACTGATACCGCGACCGGGCCGCTGCCCGCTTCCGTCCTCGAAGCGCTGGGCCGCTATGACACCCCGACGATCTGCAACGCCATGGAGATCGTGGCACCCGAGCGCCGGCTGATCGGCTACACCACCAAGCAACTGGTTTGTCCGTTCCCCGACCTGCCGCCGATCGTCGGCTATGCCCGCACGGTTGCGATCCGCTCGGTGCTGAAATCCTCGCTGCCTGCCGAAGAGCAGTCGAAGCGCCGCATCGAATATTACGAGTATGTCGGCACCGGCCACGGGCCGCGCATCTCGGTGATCCAGGACATCGACGGCCCCGACGTCGGCTACGGCGCGTTCTGGGGCGAGGTGCAGAGCAACGTGCACAAGGCGCTCGGCTGCCTCGGCGTCATCACCGACGGATCGATCCGCGACATCCCGCAATGGGCCCCTGGCTTCCAGGCGCTGGCCGGCTCGATCGGCCCGTCGCATGCCTGGGTGCATGCGGAGAGTTTTGGCGGCGAAGTGCGCGTCGCCGGCATGACCGTGAAGTCCGATGATCTCATCCACGCAGATCAGCACGGCGCCATCGTGATCCCGCTCGACGTCGCCGCAAAGCTGCCCGAGGCCGCCGAACTCTGCGGCCGCCGCGAGACGCCGATCCTGGAGATCGCCCGCAGCCCCGACTTCTCGCTGGAGAAGCTGAAGGCCGCGCTGAAGCGCTCGGCGGAGATCCACTGA